The following coding sequences lie in one uncultured Cohaesibacter sp. genomic window:
- the metH gene encoding methionine synthase, whose protein sequence is MPSLPLSPSFDQLTRLAAERILILDGAMGTMIQRLGLSEEDFRGERFKSWNQDLKGNNDLLSITVPDAIRDIHRQYFEAGADFAGTNTFSSTTIAQADYAMEHLAYELNVEGARRAKEAADEVMAKEPGRQCFVLGAMGPTNRTASISPDVNNPGFRAISFDELKDAYREAARGLLDGGADALAVETIFDTLNAKAALFAIEDEFEARGMRWPVIISGTITDKSGRTLSGQTAEAFYHSVRHAKPFAVGLNCALGAAELRQHVDAISRVAETLVSTYPNAGLPNEFGEYDESPEHMASIIDGFARDGLINIVGGCCGTTPPHIKAIADTVKKYPVRNVPEIQPYMRLSGLEPFTLTPETNFVNIGERTNVTGSAKFRNLIKDGNYEAALDVARQQVESGAQIIDVNMDEGLLDSEEAMATFLHLIVSEPDISRVPVMVDSSKWSVIEAGLKCLQGKSVVNSISMKEGKEAFVEHAKLIQRYGAAVVVMAFDENGQADSYERKIEICKKSYDILVNEVGFAPEDIIFDPNVFAVATGIEEHNNYGVDFIEATKWIRKNLPHAHVSGGLSNLSFSFRGNNLVREAMHSAFLYHAIKVGLDMSIVNAGQLMVYDQIDKDLLERIEDVVLNRREDATDRLLEVAERYLHQKGEAKVVDQAWRELPVEKRLEHALVKGIGDYVEQDVEEARQKSTRTLDVIEGPLMDGMNVVGDLFGDGKMFLPQVVKSARVMKKAVAYLMPFMEEEQAGEKTSAGKVLMATVKGDVHDIGKNIVGVVLQCNGYEVVDLGVMVPANDILEAARREKVDIIGLSGLITPSLDEMCHVAAELEREGFDQPLMIGGATTSQVHTAVKIAPNYHRGQAIYVTDASRAVGVATKLLSRDKEDYVADIKNTYVQVRTKHEAAQDKKKRLTIADARGNGLKIDWAGYSPVAPGFTGTKVFESYDIASLVPYIDWTPFFSTWEMKGRYPAILTDDTYGEAATSLFNDAQAMLKQIVEEKWLTARAVIGLWPANGVGDDIAIYSDEARSEEVARFHGLRQQIAGRSARANVSISDFVAPVDSGVKDYIGGFAVSTGFGESERVAAFEAAGDDYSKILLQALADRLAEAFAEAMHQKVRKELWGYAADETLSKEELIAETYQGIRPAAGYPAQPDHTEKETLFKLLDAEAATGIRLTESFAMVPGSAVSGLYFAHPDSHYFGVGKIERDQVADYAERKGWTVEEAERWLAPILNYRP, encoded by the coding sequence ATGCCGAGCCTGCCACTGAGCCCGTCCTTTGATCAGCTGACCCGCCTCGCTGCGGAGCGTATCCTCATCCTCGATGGTGCGATGGGCACGATGATCCAGCGTCTGGGATTGTCGGAAGAGGATTTTCGCGGCGAACGGTTCAAGAGCTGGAATCAGGATCTCAAGGGCAACAACGATCTGTTGTCGATCACGGTGCCTGATGCCATTCGCGACATTCACCGGCAGTATTTCGAGGCCGGGGCGGATTTTGCCGGAACCAACACTTTCTCCTCGACCACGATTGCGCAGGCCGATTATGCCATGGAGCATCTGGCCTATGAGCTGAACGTGGAAGGGGCACGGCGAGCCAAGGAAGCGGCCGACGAGGTGATGGCCAAAGAGCCGGGACGGCAGTGCTTTGTGCTTGGGGCCATGGGGCCGACCAACCGGACCGCCTCCATCTCGCCGGACGTGAACAATCCGGGTTTCCGGGCCATTTCCTTTGATGAGCTGAAAGACGCCTATCGCGAAGCCGCTCGCGGCCTGTTGGATGGCGGGGCTGATGCGCTGGCGGTCGAGACGATCTTTGATACGCTTAATGCCAAAGCTGCCCTGTTCGCGATCGAGGATGAATTCGAGGCGCGTGGTATGCGCTGGCCGGTGATCATTTCAGGCACCATCACCGACAAGTCGGGACGGACTCTGTCCGGCCAGACCGCTGAGGCCTTCTATCACTCGGTTCGCCACGCAAAACCCTTCGCCGTGGGCCTCAACTGCGCCCTTGGTGCGGCGGAGCTGCGCCAGCATGTGGACGCGATCTCCCGCGTTGCCGAGACGCTGGTTTCGACCTATCCGAACGCCGGTCTGCCAAACGAATTCGGTGAGTATGACGAGAGCCCGGAACATATGGCCAGCATCATCGACGGCTTTGCACGCGATGGTCTGATCAATATCGTCGGTGGCTGTTGCGGCACGACGCCGCCGCATATCAAAGCGATTGCCGACACGGTGAAGAAATACCCGGTGCGCAATGTCCCCGAGATCCAGCCTTACATGCGTCTGTCGGGTCTGGAGCCCTTCACGCTGACGCCTGAGACGAATTTCGTCAACATCGGTGAACGCACCAACGTGACCGGATCGGCCAAGTTCCGCAATCTGATCAAGGACGGCAATTATGAAGCCGCGCTCGATGTTGCCCGCCAGCAGGTGGAAAGCGGCGCGCAGATCATTGACGTGAACATGGATGAGGGCTTGCTGGATTCTGAGGAGGCAATGGCCACCTTCCTCCATCTGATCGTCTCGGAACCGGATATTTCCCGCGTGCCGGTGATGGTGGACAGTTCTAAATGGAGTGTCATCGAAGCCGGTCTGAAGTGCCTTCAGGGCAAGTCGGTGGTCAACTCGATTTCCATGAAGGAAGGCAAGGAAGCCTTTGTCGAGCATGCCAAGCTGATTCAGCGATATGGCGCGGCGGTTGTCGTCATGGCGTTCGATGAGAACGGGCAGGCGGACAGCTACGAGCGCAAGATCGAGATCTGCAAGAAGTCCTACGACATCCTCGTCAACGAGGTCGGTTTTGCGCCCGAAGACATCATCTTCGATCCGAACGTCTTTGCTGTGGCGACGGGGATCGAGGAGCATAACAATTATGGCGTCGATTTCATCGAGGCGACCAAGTGGATTCGCAAGAATCTGCCCCATGCTCATGTGTCCGGCGGTCTGTCCAACCTCAGCTTCTCGTTCCGTGGCAACAATCTGGTGCGCGAAGCGATGCATTCGGCCTTCCTTTATCATGCCATCAAGGTCGGACTCGATATGTCCATCGTCAATGCGGGCCAGTTGATGGTCTATGATCAGATCGACAAGGATCTGCTCGAACGCATCGAGGATGTGGTGCTGAACCGGCGTGAAGACGCAACGGATCGCCTGCTGGAAGTTGCCGAGCGCTATCTGCACCAGAAGGGCGAGGCGAAGGTCGTCGATCAGGCATGGCGCGAGCTGCCGGTCGAGAAGCGGCTCGAGCATGCGCTCGTCAAGGGCATTGGCGACTATGTTGAGCAGGACGTTGAAGAAGCGCGGCAAAAGTCCACCCGCACGCTCGATGTGATCGAGGGGCCGTTGATGGACGGCATGAATGTGGTTGGCGATCTGTTTGGCGATGGCAAGATGTTCCTGCCGCAGGTGGTCAAGTCGGCCCGTGTGATGAAGAAGGCGGTGGCCTATCTGATGCCTTTCATGGAAGAGGAGCAGGCAGGCGAGAAGACGAGCGCCGGCAAGGTTCTGATGGCCACCGTGAAGGGCGATGTGCATGACATCGGCAAGAATATCGTCGGCGTGGTGCTTCAATGCAACGGTTATGAAGTGGTTGATCTGGGGGTCATGGTGCCTGCCAATGACATCCTTGAAGCCGCACGTCGCGAGAAGGTGGACATCATTGGCCTGTCGGGCCTGATCACGCCGTCCCTTGACGAAATGTGCCATGTCGCTGCCGAACTGGAACGCGAAGGCTTTGATCAGCCGCTGATGATTGGTGGTGCGACCACCTCGCAGGTGCATACGGCCGTGAAAATCGCTCCCAACTATCACCGGGGGCAGGCAATCTATGTGACCGATGCCAGCCGTGCGGTCGGGGTGGCGACCAAGCTGCTCTCGCGTGACAAGGAAGACTATGTCGCCGACATCAAGAATACCTATGTGCAGGTTCGCACCAAGCATGAAGCGGCTCAGGACAAGAAAAAGCGCCTGACCATCGCCGATGCGCGGGGAAACGGGCTGAAGATTGACTGGGCCGGATATAGCCCGGTGGCTCCCGGCTTCACAGGCACCAAGGTTTTCGAGAGCTATGACATCGCGTCTCTTGTGCCCTATATCGACTGGACACCCTTCTTCTCGACCTGGGAGATGAAGGGACGCTATCCGGCAATCCTCACCGACGACACCTACGGTGAAGCGGCAACCAGCCTGTTCAACGATGCGCAGGCGATGCTCAAGCAAATCGTTGAGGAGAAGTGGCTGACGGCGCGTGCGGTGATCGGCCTGTGGCCAGCCAACGGGGTTGGCGACGACATTGCGATCTATTCCGATGAGGCTCGCAGCGAAGAGGTGGCTCGTTTCCATGGCCTGAGGCAGCAGATTGCTGGTCGGTCGGCCCGGGCCAATGTCTCGATCAGCGATTTCGTGGCTCCGGTCGACAGTGGCGTGAAGGACTATATCGGCGGTTTTGCTGTCTCGACCGGTTTCGGCGAGAGCGAGCGGGTTGCTGCCTTCGAGGCGGCCGGGGATGACTACTCCAAGATCCTGTTGCAGGCGCTGGCGGATCGTCTGGCGGAGGCCTTTGCCGAGGCGATGCACCAGAAAGTGCGCAAGGAGCTTTGGGGCTATGCTGCCGATGAGACCCTGAGCAAAGAGGAGCTGATCGCCGAGACCTATCAGGGCATCCGTCCAGCCGCTGGTTATCCGGCCCAGCCGGATCACACCGAGAAGGAAACTTTGTTCAAGCTTCTCGATGCAGAAGCGGCGACGGGAATCAGGTTGACCGAGAGCTTTGCCATGGTGCCGGGGTCTGCGGTGTCGGGTCTCTATTTCGCTCATCCGGACAGCCACTATTTCGGCGTCGGCAAGATCGAGCGGGATCAGGTGGCTGATTATGCTGAGAGAAAGGGCTGGACGGTCGAGGAAGCCGAGCGCTGGCTGGCGCCGATTCTCAACTACAGACCTTGA
- the metF gene encoding methylenetetrahydrofolate reductase [NAD(P)H], whose amino-acid sequence MMTPNAERSGRRSRSADKLKISFEFFPPKSEKMEAMLWESVQRLAPLAPEFVSVTYGAGGSTRERTHATVERIIKEAGIPTAAHLTCVGATKEEVNDVIRSYGEIGVRQIVALRGDPADGVGSKYVAHEGGYAGSPQLVAGIKELGEFDVFVSAYPEKHPESPDFATDIELLRQKVDAGATKAITQFFFDNDLYEAYVERVRRAGIFIPIVPGIMPIHNFTQAAGFATRAGASVPQWLANRFEGLEDDPDTHRLVSAAMAAEQVEDLHARGVDEFHFYTLNRANLVYAICHLLGMRPVKKAVGA is encoded by the coding sequence ATGATGACACCCAATGCTGAACGCAGCGGTCGCAGAAGCCGGTCCGCGGACAAGCTGAAAATCTCCTTCGAATTCTTCCCGCCCAAATCGGAGAAGATGGAGGCAATGCTCTGGGAAAGCGTGCAGCGCCTTGCGCCTCTGGCTCCCGAGTTCGTCTCGGTCACCTATGGGGCGGGCGGCTCCACCCGCGAGAGGACCCATGCCACGGTCGAGCGCATCATCAAGGAAGCAGGCATTCCGACGGCGGCGCATCTGACCTGTGTCGGGGCGACCAAGGAAGAAGTCAACGACGTCATCCGCTCCTATGGCGAGATCGGTGTGAGGCAGATCGTGGCCCTGCGCGGCGATCCGGCTGACGGTGTGGGCAGCAAATATGTGGCGCACGAGGGCGGCTATGCGGGCTCACCCCAGCTTGTTGCCGGGATCAAGGAGCTCGGCGAATTCGATGTTTTCGTCTCGGCCTATCCAGAAAAGCATCCCGAAAGCCCCGACTTCGCGACGGACATCGAGCTGTTGCGCCAGAAGGTGGACGCAGGTGCGACCAAGGCGATCACGCAATTCTTCTTTGATAATGACCTTTATGAAGCCTATGTGGAACGGGTGCGCCGGGCAGGGATCTTCATTCCCATTGTGCCGGGTATCATGCCGATCCACAATTTCACGCAAGCTGCAGGCTTTGCCACCAGAGCCGGAGCAAGCGTGCCACAGTGGCTCGCCAACCGGTTCGAAGGCCTTGAGGACGATCCGGACACGCACCGGCTGGTGTCTGCCGCGATGGCTGCCGAGCAGGTGGAGGATCTCCATGCACGGGGCGTTGACGAGTTTCACTTCTATACGCTGAACCGCGCCAATCTGGTCTATGCCATCTGTCATCTGCTCGGTATGCGGCCGGTCAAGAAGGCGGTTGGCGCCTGA
- a CDS encoding metalloregulator ArsR/SmtB family transcription factor — translation MLALEEMVGLLKASGEVTRLRLLALLAEGDLSVKDLTAILNQSQPRISRHLKLLYEAGLVERLPEGAWVYYCLTQDEAKSDLLAASLKLLDRSDVMLRRDLERLHQIKATNAQQAADYFQFNAEHWDELRRLHAPESAVEAAIVSALGDAPVERLLDLGTGTGSILSLLAGICRQGLGIDVNRPMLAIARSRLDGPNHGHLHVQQGDILDLASLDRRFDLVTLHQVLHYLDDPAAALFEAANVMVPDGRILVVDFAPHDHEFLRKEHAHRRLGFSHDVMRRWMEQAGFTVELARDLQPEMMPDEAYSAQLTVTIWLARKTGETGRRT, via the coding sequence ATGCTTGCACTTGAAGAAATGGTTGGTTTGTTGAAGGCCAGTGGCGAGGTGACGCGATTGCGGCTGCTTGCGCTGTTGGCGGAGGGGGATCTGTCGGTCAAGGACCTGACGGCGATCCTCAATCAGAGCCAGCCGCGTATTTCGCGCCATCTGAAGCTTTTGTACGAGGCCGGGCTGGTTGAGCGCCTGCCCGAAGGCGCATGGGTCTATTATTGCCTGACACAGGATGAAGCCAAGAGCGATCTGTTGGCCGCATCCCTCAAGCTTCTGGATCGCAGCGATGTCATGCTGCGCCGGGATCTGGAGCGCCTGCATCAGATCAAGGCCACCAATGCCCAACAGGCTGCGGACTATTTCCAGTTCAATGCGGAGCATTGGGACGAACTGCGCCGCCTGCATGCGCCCGAAAGCGCAGTGGAAGCCGCGATCGTCTCTGCTCTCGGGGACGCGCCGGTCGAGCGTCTTCTTGATCTTGGTACCGGCACCGGCAGCATCCTGTCCCTGTTGGCAGGAATTTGCCGTCAGGGCTTGGGGATCGACGTCAACCGGCCCATGCTGGCGATTGCCCGCTCGCGGCTGGATGGCCCCAATCATGGCCATCTTCATGTCCAGCAGGGTGATATCCTTGATTTGGCGTCTCTTGATCGCCGGTTCGATCTCGTCACCCTGCATCAGGTGCTTCATTATCTTGATGATCCGGCGGCGGCCCTGTTTGAAGCGGCCAATGTCATGGTGCCTGACGGGCGGATCCTGGTGGTCGACTTCGCACCACATGATCATGAATTCTTGCGAAAGGAACATGCGCACAGACGATTGGGATTCTCCCATGACGTCATGCGCCGCTGGATGGAGCAGGCAGGCTTCACCGTTGAGCTAGCTCGGGATCTTCAGCCCGAGATGATGCCCGATGAGGCCTATTCGGCACAGTTGACCGTGACCATCTGGCTGGCCAGAAAGACCGGTGAAACGGGGCGCCGAACCTGA
- a CDS encoding DUF2312 domain-containing protein, with protein sequence MSNAGGVAADQLRAFVERIERLEEEKKAIADDIKDVYAEAKGNGYDVKVMRQIVRMRKQDSNERQEMEALLDLYLHALGMADSVE encoded by the coding sequence ATGTCAAATGCTGGTGGAGTGGCTGCAGATCAGCTGCGTGCGTTCGTTGAGCGTATCGAACGCCTCGAAGAAGAAAAGAAGGCGATTGCCGACGACATCAAGGATGTCTATGCGGAAGCCAAGGGCAATGGCTATGACGTAAAGGTTATGCGTCAGATCGTGCGGATGCGCAAACAGGACAGCAACGAACGGCAGGAAATGGAGGCCCTTCTGGATCTCTATCTTCATGCCCTCGGTATGGCCGACAGCGTCGAATAG
- a CDS encoding DUF1244 domain-containing protein, which yields MDDSEREKLEAAAFRRLVAHLRERSDVQNIDMMNLAGFCRNCLSRWYREAAVEAGFDMSESQAREVVYGMPYDEWKQSHQREASKEQLEAFTAIHEQG from the coding sequence ATGGACGATAGTGAACGCGAAAAGCTAGAAGCTGCCGCCTTTCGGCGGCTCGTTGCGCACCTCCGCGAGCGCAGCGATGTGCAGAATATCGACATGATGAACCTGGCGGGTTTTTGTCGCAATTGCCTGTCACGATGGTATAGGGAAGCGGCTGTTGAGGCCGGTTTCGACATGTCTGAAAGTCAGGCGCGGGAAGTCGTCTATGGCATGCCATATGACGAATGGAAGCAATCCCATCAACGCGAAGCATCCAAAGAACAGCTTGAAGCTTTCACAGCTATTCACGAACAGGGTTGA
- a CDS encoding DUF1036 domain-containing protein codes for MAASCLSAAADLRVCNKTSSTIGLAIGYEMQGDWISEGWWNLEQNKCETVLMGILVKNRYLIHAIDYDKGGQWNGETFMCTQDLEFKIKGTEECVARGFERTGFFEIDTAGKQDYTVQLTDQE; via the coding sequence ATGGCCGCAAGTTGCCTCAGCGCAGCGGCAGACCTCCGCGTCTGCAACAAGACGAGCAGCACCATCGGTCTGGCAATCGGCTATGAGATGCAAGGCGACTGGATCAGCGAAGGCTGGTGGAATCTTGAGCAAAACAAGTGCGAGACCGTTCTGATGGGCATTCTCGTCAAGAACCGCTATCTCATCCATGCCATTGATTATGACAAGGGTGGACAGTGGAACGGGGAAACCTTCATGTGCACGCAAGATCTTGAGTTCAAGATCAAGGGCACGGAAGAATGCGTCGCAAGGGGATTTGAACGCACCGGCTTCTTCGAGATCGATACGGCCGGAAAACAGGATTATACGGTCCAATTGACCGATCAAGAATAG
- the pyk gene encoding pyruvate kinase yields MTVRRNRKVKILATLGPASETKEQIKELFLAGADVFRINMSHSDHPTLRERVAKIREVEKEVGRPIGILADLQGPKLRLGIFKDTKVTLENGSSFTLDMSDKEGDVTRVQLPHPEIFGSVKEGDILLLDDGKVRLRTIGTAADAIHTEVVTGGQISNRKGISFPDSTLSFSALTPKDRSDLDAAVEAEVDWIALSFVQRPEDVAEVRKLSRGRTGILSKIEKPQAVACLNEIIELSDAIMVARGDLGVEMPLEKVPGAQKQITRAARQAGKPVVVATQMLESMITSPMPTRAEASDVATAVFEGADAVMLSAESAAGQFPREAVAMMNRIAEEVEQDPYYSNIIYAQRAEPEATGADAISAASRQIAETLNLASIVCYTSSGTTGLRAARERPQTPIITLSPINATARRLSLVWGLHCIVSEDAGTLDQMVDRACSTAYSEGFAKPGQRVIITAGVPLGTPGATNMLRIAFVGSDGLGGI; encoded by the coding sequence GTGACTGTTAGAAGAAACCGAAAAGTGAAAATCCTGGCCACGCTCGGGCCTGCTTCTGAAACAAAGGAACAGATCAAAGAACTGTTTCTTGCCGGCGCTGATGTTTTCCGCATCAACATGAGCCATTCCGACCATCCGACCTTGCGCGAACGCGTCGCCAAAATCCGTGAAGTCGAAAAGGAAGTCGGCCGCCCGATCGGCATTCTCGCCGACCTTCAGGGCCCCAAACTCCGCCTTGGCATCTTCAAAGACACCAAGGTGACGCTTGAGAACGGCTCCAGCTTCACCCTCGACATGTCCGACAAGGAAGGCGACGTCACCCGCGTGCAACTGCCGCATCCCGAAATTTTCGGCTCCGTCAAGGAAGGCGACATTCTGCTGCTGGACGACGGCAAGGTTCGCCTCAGAACCATCGGCACCGCAGCTGACGCCATCCACACCGAAGTCGTTACCGGCGGCCAGATCTCCAACCGCAAGGGCATCAGCTTTCCGGATTCGACCCTGTCCTTCTCGGCCCTGACCCCGAAAGACCGGTCGGACCTTGATGCTGCCGTAGAAGCCGAAGTGGACTGGATCGCCCTGTCCTTCGTACAGCGTCCCGAAGACGTTGCCGAAGTACGCAAGCTGTCCCGCGGCCGCACCGGCATTCTGTCCAAGATCGAAAAGCCGCAGGCCGTTGCCTGCCTCAACGAGATCATCGAGCTATCCGATGCCATCATGGTCGCCCGTGGTGACCTTGGCGTGGAAATGCCGCTCGAGAAAGTCCCCGGCGCACAGAAGCAGATCACCCGCGCCGCCCGTCAGGCTGGCAAGCCGGTCGTCGTTGCGACCCAGATGCTCGAATCGATGATCACGTCACCGATGCCAACCCGCGCAGAGGCCTCCGACGTGGCAACCGCCGTGTTCGAGGGCGCTGACGCCGTGATGCTTTCCGCTGAATCTGCAGCTGGTCAGTTCCCGCGCGAAGCCGTGGCCATGATGAACCGCATTGCTGAAGAAGTGGAACAGGATCCCTACTACAGCAACATCATCTACGCTCAGCGTGCTGAGCCCGAAGCAACTGGTGCCGATGCGATTTCTGCTGCATCCCGCCAGATTGCCGAAACGCTGAACCTCGCCAGCATCGTCTGCTACACCTCGTCGGGCACCACCGGCCTGCGTGCAGCCCGCGAACGGCCACAGACCCCGATCATCACCCTGAGCCCGATCAACGCCACCGCGCGTCGCCTGTCTCTGGTGTGGGGCCTGCACTGCATCGTATCTGAGGACGCCGGCACCCTCGACCAGATGGTCGACCGCGCCTGCAGCACCGCCTATTCCGAAGGCTTTGCCAAACCGGGTCAGCGCGTCATCATCACCGCAGGCGTACCGCTCGGCACCCCCGGCGCCACCAACATGCTGCGCATCGCCTTTGTCGGTAGCGACGGCCTTGGCGGCATCTGA
- a CDS encoding methyl-accepting chemotaxis protein, whose protein sequence is MSLRPNGQMQSLAATASKIGEVVEMISTIAEQTNLLALNATIESARAGEAGKGFAVVAGEVKALAGQTSKATEQISRQIAEIQAATNVATHSIEDVSTVIQKVEAISTAIAGAIEEQNATAQEIAGSINQAARGSEMVNANVNQVSIASRDAGAASDNVVTAVKELGSQSSLLKDKVSSFIARVRAA, encoded by the coding sequence ATGAGTCTACGGCCTAACGGGCAGATGCAGTCTCTTGCCGCGACGGCCAGCAAGATCGGTGAAGTCGTCGAGATGATCTCGACGATCGCGGAGCAGACCAACCTTCTGGCGCTTAACGCGACCATTGAATCGGCGCGGGCCGGGGAAGCGGGCAAGGGCTTTGCGGTCGTTGCCGGTGAGGTCAAAGCTCTGGCCGGACAGACCTCGAAGGCAACGGAACAGATTTCCCGACAGATTGCGGAAATTCAGGCAGCGACGAATGTCGCCACGCATTCCATCGAGGACGTCAGCACCGTTATTCAGAAGGTGGAGGCCATTTCTACTGCGATTGCCGGGGCTATCGAGGAACAGAATGCGACGGCTCAGGAAATCGCTGGCAGCATCAATCAGGCTGCGCGTGGCAGTGAAATGGTCAATGCCAACGTGAATCAGGTCTCGATTGCCTCCAGAGATGCAGGTGCTGCTTCGGACAATGTGGTGACGGCGGTCAAGGAGCTTGGTAGCCAGTCGAGCCTTCTCAAGGATAAGGTGTCGAGCTTCATCGCGCGGGTTCGCGCCGCCTAG
- a CDS encoding IS5 family transposase (programmed frameshift), producing MTRRRYELTDFEWSVIEPLLPNKSRGVARVDDRRVLNGILWRFRTGSPWADIPERYGPYTTCYNRFVRWRKACIWDRLLQAVSEAYDGDIIMIDSSYVRVHQHGANGKKGDQDDGCMGRSRGGLTTKIHALVDAEGRPIDLRLSAGQVHDSRPADDMLDIMRANTIILADKAYDSNAIRAKAKERGAWANIPPKRNRKASVTFSKWVYKQRNAVERFFNKIKQFRAIATRYEKNPLNFLAAIKLVAALVWIRSL from the exons ATGACACGCCGTCGTTATGAATTAACCGACTTTGAATGGTCCGTTATCGAACCTTTGTTGCCGAACAAATCTCGGGGTGTTGCCCGTGTTGATGATCGTCGGGTGCTGAATGGTATCCTTTGGCGTTTTCGCACAGGTTCACCCTGGGCCGATATCCCCGAACGATATGGTCCTTATACGACCTGCTACAATCGGTTTGTCCGTTGGCGTAAAGCTTGTATCTGGGATCGACTTCTTCAAGCGGTTTCCGAGGCTTATGACGGCGACATCATCATGATCGATAGTTCTTATGTTCGGGTCCATCAACACGGTGCCA ACGGCAAAAAGGGGGATCAGGATGATGGTTGCATGGGACGCTCCAGGGGCGGCTTGACCACCAAGATCCACGCTTTGGTCGATGCAGAAGGCCGACCAATTGACCTGCGCCTGAGTGCCGGACAAGTCCATGACAGTCGCCCTGCTGATGACATGCTCGACATCATGAGAGCCAATACAATCATCCTTGCGGATAAGGCTTATGACAGTAACGCCATCCGGGCAAAAGCCAAAGAACGGGGCGCTTGGGCGAATATCCCGCCCAAACGAAATCGCAAGGCATCCGTGACCTTTTCAAAATGGGTCTATAAACAGCGCAATGCAGTGGAGCGCTTCTTTAACAAAATCAAGCAGTTTCGCGCCATCGCCACCAGATATGAGAAGAACCCGCTAAACTTTCTGGCTGCTATCAAACTCGTCGCAGCACTTGTCTGGATCAGAAGTTTATGA
- a CDS encoding HAMP domain-containing protein — protein sequence MTLKHRIWGVLLLSLVGLVVLSGSFYWGEARQNRVQEATSLAEENVTSFSLAEIGIRRIGALTEQFLQHGKLAQVEQMKEIAARSKQSFGSIGNYASKLSAYVDDVLAGSMQIVEARKIAGLSEEEGLKGQLRLAVKTVEAKLGDFSKDNPDVVIDAIMVKMLMLRRHEKDYMLRQEEKYIETFNKRIGEFYEVLEASAVPSSLKSDAVPLMQDYDAKFQQWVKANQTVLAQVDAYRSHMTEISSELLDLRRSAIQVLADAREERRVIEANVSMWVVGIIVAMTALLLVGGILVIRSITKPIHNVTNAMNEIAKGNLETEIPVSKQKDEIGELCKIAALLHSNVKAQKEMEAEEAIKKQRAEQEKRAMMQQLADEFDTHISGIVDAVSQSSYQLNATAQAMASVAEKTEGEATSASAASAQTLSNVQTIASATEEMTSSIAEISQQIGLASVAAQEAVGKVGSTRP from the coding sequence ATGACGCTTAAACATCGCATTTGGGGTGTTCTGCTTCTCAGCCTCGTTGGTCTTGTGGTTTTGTCTGGCTCGTTCTATTGGGGCGAAGCGCGGCAGAATCGCGTGCAGGAAGCGACCTCTCTTGCTGAAGAGAATGTGACGTCATTCAGCCTCGCCGAGATTGGTATCAGGCGGATAGGGGCTCTCACCGAACAGTTTCTCCAACATGGCAAGCTCGCGCAGGTCGAGCAAATGAAAGAGATTGCTGCTCGCAGCAAACAGTCTTTCGGTAGCATTGGGAATTATGCCTCCAAGCTTTCTGCCTATGTGGATGACGTGCTTGCCGGGTCCATGCAGATTGTGGAAGCCCGGAAGATTGCGGGTCTCTCGGAGGAAGAGGGCCTCAAGGGGCAGCTGCGCTTGGCGGTTAAGACGGTTGAAGCAAAGCTGGGCGATTTCAGCAAGGACAATCCTGACGTTGTTATTGATGCGATCATGGTCAAGATGCTGATGCTCAGACGCCATGAGAAGGACTATATGCTTCGTCAGGAAGAGAAGTATATCGAGACCTTCAACAAACGCATCGGCGAATTCTACGAGGTGCTTGAGGCCTCGGCGGTGCCAAGCAGCCTGAAAAGCGATGCCGTTCCCCTGATGCAGGACTACGACGCCAAATTTCAGCAGTGGGTCAAGGCGAACCAGACCGTGCTGGCTCAGGTCGATGCCTATCGCAGCCACATGACCGAAATTTCCAGCGAACTTTTGGACTTGCGACGCTCTGCCATACAGGTTCTGGCTGACGCGCGCGAAGAGCGCCGGGTCATTGAGGCAAATGTCAGCATGTGGGTGGTGGGTATCATCGTTGCGATGACGGCTCTTCTCCTTGTCGGGGGTATTCTGGTCATTCGCTCGATCACCAAACCGATCCACAATGTGACGAATGCGATGAATGAAATCGCAAAGGGTAATCTGGAAACAGAGATCCCGGTCAGCAAGCAGAAGGATGAAATCGGCGAGTTGTGCAAAATTGCGGCGCTTCTGCATAGCAATGTGAAGGCGCAGAAGGAAATGGAAGCCGAAGAAGCGATCAAGAAGCAACGCGCCGAGCAGGAAAAGCGTGCCATGATGCAGCAGCTAGCGGACGAGTTCGATACTCATATCAGTGGTATCGTTGATGCTGTGTCCCAATCTTCCTATCAGCTTAATGCCACCGCGCAGGCGATGGCTTCTGTCGCCGAGAAGACCGAAGGCGAGGCGACCTCTGCCTCGGCTGCCTCAGCCCAGACCCTGAGCAATGTGCAGACGATTGCATCTGCGACAGAAGAGATGACGTCGTCGATCGCGGAGATCAGCCAGCAGATCGGGCTGGCTTCTGTGGCCGCGCAAGAAGCGGTTGGCAAGGTTGGCAGTACTAGGCCGTAA